One Lachancea thermotolerans CBS 6340 chromosome F complete sequence DNA window includes the following coding sequences:
- a CDS encoding KLTH0F17534p (no similarity) → MKFAASPSAIGVSPPSLPAHPWCPLVLELELEGGTGLKVPFRPPTCHVTWSTSIVTCRRNLVIWTPIMLTMNVFHVTITVRAPLTTCSHSCLYVTITCSTLFRNPPRSRPASHVPYVLTNITPGAEPAPVVYASANQYAHNCSRSRIDAGPETKMSLSGPPELGQSRATLALVELPWPPSCEVVLCGSLPKRRPPLLTNTDIRNNVRRPPQKKA, encoded by the coding sequence ATGAAATTCGCTGCTTCGCCCAGCGCCATCGGAGTATCGCCGCCGTCTCTACCAGCGCACCCCTGGTGTCCGCTGGTACTGGAGCTCGAACTGGAGGGCGGCACAGGGCTGAAGGTCCCCTTTCGACCACCCACGTGCCATGTCACGTGGAGCACTAGTATAGTCACGTGCCGGAGAAATCTAGTCATCTGGACCCCAATCATGCTCACGATGAACGtctttcacgtgactatTACCGTCCGTGCACCTCTGACCACGTGCTCTCACAGCTGTCTTTACGTCACTATCACGTGCTCGACCTTATTCCGAAATCCTCCGAGGAGCAGACCGgccagtcacgtgccatACGTCCTGACAAATATCACGCCAGGAGCGGAGCCTGCTCCCGTCGTATACGCCAGCGCAAACCAGTACGCGCACAActgctcgcgctcgcgTATAGACGCCGGCCCCGAAACAAAAATGTCGCTTTCCGGACCACCAGAGCTCGGTCAGTCGAGAGCGACTCTCGCCCTGGTGGAGCTGCCCTGGCCGCCAAGCTGCGAAGTAGTCTTGTGCGGCTCTCTTCCCAAGCGGAGGCCGCCTCTATTGACAAATACTGACATCCGGAACAACGTTCGCCGGCCTCCACAGAAAAAAGCGTAG
- the SGT1 gene encoding co-chaperone SGT1 (similar to uniprot|Q08446 Saccharomyces cerevisiae YOR057W SGT1 Probable cochaperone regulates activity of Cyr1p (adenylyl cyclase) involved in assembly of the kinetochore complex associates with the SCF (Skp1p/Cdc53p/F box protein) ubiquitin ligase complex), which yields MPIEKDLESAYKLLYNAKEPEKALELYDSVLKQSPSNLVAHIYKAASLEKLYYGFKSWHSQETLENAQGLLEKALEIAQQRQNRSKQALVNFRLFVHYYNRKMYIEAQRYFDKARELEYRDDTLPIWEANLTKKVEKWKRKHGDDSGATSRQQTLTEKQQDTTPQAALSGQTVPETPSEKLPFKVDWYQSSTHVTISLFTMALPKSKDDVFIEFSSGNRNVELSYSIPTSGSEFQYSVRLSHAVDPQSVRTTVLSKKLEISFAKVEKRQWKRLESSGAEEELVSISIPSSGPEATNAHQYPTSSKKGIDWSKLEVDDDDQAQSADAFFQQLYANSDPDTRRAMMKSYVESNGTALNTNWEEVSIKQVEAAPPQDMKLEKR from the coding sequence ATGccaattgaaaaagacttGGAAAGTGCATACAAACTTCTTTATAACGCTAAGGAGcctgaaaaagctcttgagctTTACGATTCTGTATTGAAGCAATCGCCAAGCAACTTGGTGGCACACATTTATAAGGCCGCAAGCTTAGAGAAGTTGTACTATGGGTTCAAAAGCTGGCATAGCCAGGaaacacttgaaaatgcaCAGGGTCTCCTTGAAAAGGCGCTTGAGAtcgcgcagcagcgacaaaaTCGATCCAAACAGGCACTTGTGAACTTCCGTTTGTTTGTGCACTACTACAACCGAAAGATGTACATAGAGGCCCAAAGATATTTTGACAAAGCGCGCGAGCTCGAGTATCGCGACGATACACTGCCAATCTGGGAAGCGAACTTGACCAAGAAAGTTGAAAAGTGGAAGCGCAAGCACGGAGATGACTCGGGTGCCACCTCGCGCCAACAAACGCTCACAGAGAAGCAGCAAGACACAACGCCACAAGCGGCTTTGTCTGGTCAGACCGTACCCGAGACTCCTAGTGAGAAATTACCATTCAAAGTTGATTGGTACCAGTCCTCCACACACGTCACCATCTCCTTATTTACCATGGCCCTTCCTAAGTCCAAAGACGACGTCTTCATTGAATTTTCGAGCGGCAACAGAAATGTCGAGCTTTCCTATTCAATTCCCACGTCTGGTTCTGAGTTCCAGTATTCCGTAAGGCTCTCGCATGCTGTGGATCCGCAGTCTGTCCGCACCACAGtcttgtcaaaaaagcttgaaataTCGTTTgccaaagttgaaaaaCGCCAGTGGAAGCGGCTTGAATCTTCAGGTGCGGAAGAAGAATTGGTGTCAATTTCAATCCCCAGCAGTGGACCTGAAGCCACCAACGCTCATCAATACCCAACGTCATCTAAGAAAGGGATTGACTGGTCGAAACTTGAGgttgacgatgacgacCAAGCCCAATCTGCGGATGCATTCTTTCAGCAATTGTACGCCAATTCTGACCCGGATACAAGGCGTGCGATGATGAAGTCATACGTAGAAAGCAACGGCACCGCGTTGAACACCAACTGGGAAGAGGTATCTATAaagcaagttgaagctGCACCACCGCAGGATATGAAACTCGAGAAACGGTGA
- a CDS encoding uncharacterized protein (weakly similar to uniprot|P36025 Saccharomyces cerevisiae YOR062C), with translation MPSYPRISLDDTVIVRRNLMLMENVTNLEKPAIDYYHFDFSSGRAMTMPQTWDLLLRLGKYQLVRLPSCSAEDDVDYQMYVKRLHHCLWRRWSMAHFGLTDCKLNPLDINWNKEQDVSVLYGPYLSLEDESRCTASTADVVHSAAPSGKPGADHADACASVDSCDDFGVAYGSSLDSRDSSIFDSLPRKSCLIRHPVRSGRHHSLHFDNQVLRRDIDKYGDLCERTVFINDAEPTLDIEFDSEYDSDYECPRAYSEECFQLDVSDSDSC, from the coding sequence ATGCCGTCTTACCCCCGGATTAGTCTCGACGACACGGTCATTGTGCGCCGGAATCTCATGCTCATGGAAAACGTGACAAACCTCGAAAAACCGGCGATCGACTACTACCACTTCGACTTCAGCAGCGGCCGCGCGATGACAATGCCGCAGACGTGGGACCTGCTACTGCGGCTTGGAAAATACCAGCTGGTGCGGCTGCCCTCGTGCTCGGCCGAGGACGACGTGGACTACCAGATGTACGTGAAGCGGCTGCATCACTGTCTATGGCGGCGCTGGTCGATGGCGCACTTCGGGCTGACAGACTGCAAGCTCAACCCGCTGGATATCAACTGGAACAAGGAGCAAGACGTCTCAGTGCTGTACGGGCCGTACCTGTCGCTGGAAGACGAGTCGCGTTGCACGGCCAGCACCGCGGACGTGGTGCACTCTGCCGCGCCGAGTGGGAAGCCTGGGGCTGACCACGCGGACGCGTGCGCCTCCGTCGACTCCTGCGACGACTTCGGGGTCGCTTACGGCTCCTCCCTGGACTCTCGCGACTCCTCAATCTTCGACAGTCTTCCCCGCAAGTCCTGCTTGATAAGGCACCCCGTCCGCAGCGGGCGGCACCACTCCCTGCATTTTGACAACCAGGTGCTCCGGCGCGATATCGACAAATACGGCGACCTCTGCGAGCGCACGGTGTTTATCAACGACGCGGAGCCCACCCTCGACATCGAATTCGACTCTGAATACGACTCCGACTACGAGTGCCCTCGCGCTTACAGCGAGGAGTGCTTCCAACTAGACGTTTCAGACAGTGACAGCTGCTGA
- the SLD7 gene encoding Sld7p (similar to uniprot|O00023 Saccharomyces cerevisiae YOR060C Protein required for cell viability), giving the protein MNSECILTLDVGNGVVIQDVQLWGNSVETQLPKKGKARVVAHIDTRKLPLWARTRGLFTCFSSSSTTAAYFRAKLLKDRHAHRGIVAELDKLYLVFFRKEQSPSSFQIECIRLNLALKRKFDTQLLQASTVSSQPTMSPHIDEIVAKQSLARAESSLRISRHVQLADYRRQFSSTASSCILGGLRLRGIRESEADYHKIYKMTYSAIEFAFRSELSNASPPISFEQVQETVETLLKVFTRS; this is encoded by the coding sequence ATGAATAGCGAGTGCATTTTAACGCTAGATGTGGGCAATGGGGTAGTAATTCAAGATGTTCAACTGTGGGGAAACAGTGTAGAGACACAGCTTCCCAAGAAAGGGAAAGCGCGGGTGGTAGCACACATTGACACAAGGAAGCTGCCACTTTGGGCGAGAACCCGTGGTCTTTTCACATGCTTCAGTAGTAGCTCAACCACCGCGGCATATTTTAGAGCCAAGCTCCTTAAGGACCGACATGCTCATCGCGGGATTGTTGCCGAACTTGATAAGCTATACCTGGTATTTTTCCGGAAGGAACAAAGCCCTTCGAGCTTTCAGATCGAGTGCATACGATTGAATCTTGCTCTGAAGCGTAAATTTGATacgcagctgctgcaagcCAGTACAGTCTCGTCGCAACCGACTATGTCACCTCATATTGACGAAATAGTTGCCAAGCAAAGTCTTGCGCGTGCAGAAAGTTCATTGCGCATATCGCGGCATGTTCAGCTCGCTGACTATCGGCGCCAATTTTCTTCCACCGCGTCCAGCTGTATTTTGGGCGGTCTGCGACTGCGCGGAATAAGGGAAAGCGAGGCAGACTATCATAAAATTTATAAGATGACCTACTCAGCAATTGAATTTGCTTTTCGAAGTGAGCTAAGCAATGCGAGCCCCCCAATATCCTTTGAACAGGTCCAAGAAACGGTCGAAACGCTTCTGAAGGTGTTTACCCGTTCGTGA
- the LPL1 gene encoding putative hydrolase (similar to uniprot|O00022 Saccharomyces cerevisiae YOR059C Hypothetical ORF), producing the protein MGGKHLFVLVHGLWGNYKHMNSIRDVFSETLHGSDDILFFSPRQNGYFKTFDGIEIIGYRTLLEICQYMNRFEKGEITKISFVGYSMGGLISRFIIGKIFTECHELFQNIEPQLFITFATPHLGVHFFLRDNHAGHQRAALKLLSALGTTILGRTGRQLFIQDSLPEKSVLVRLSSGDYLEGLARFKHRICVANVKNDRSVAFYTSFITDCDPFMDTGNRIKYEFEHNLPGENLKMVPRIINMDKLDPDASRPPREGFQVLRWILVLLICCALVFILPLFFVANVLGTCYSYLATINYQRMLHKGEGGVLLRRKLGLRDKIADTLRDTVGVLASDQEESLDADSGEPMVKENISWEDFINKYNCSWGSNSKTKFKALNFDVQRNSIYQNLDKLSWIRIPIYIKSLNAHDGIVARKGLKGTTPYSISGLQFVAQLVDFLISQ; encoded by the coding sequence ATGGGCGGCAAACACCTTTTCGTGCTAGTGCACGGTTTGTGGGGTAATTACAAGCACATGAACTCTATTCGCGATGTGTTTTCGGAAACACTCCATGGGAGTGACGATATCCTGTTTTTCTCCCCGCGACAGAACGGCTacttcaagacttttgatGGCATTGAGATAATAGGTTACCGTACTCTGTTGGAAATCTGTCAGTATATGAACCGGTTTGAAAAGGGTGAAATTACGAAAATCAGCTTCGTTGGGTACTCTATGGGTGGGCTCATCTCGCGGTTTATAATAGGCAAGATCTTTACAGAGTGCCATGAACTGTTCCAAAATATTGAGCCACAGCTTTTTATTACATTCGCCACACCGCACTTGGGCGTccactttttcttgagagacAATCACGCTGGACACCAGCGGGCAGCTCTCAAACTCCTTTCCGCACTTGGAACCACAATCCTGGGTCGGACCGGTAGACAGCTGTTTATTCAGGATAGTCTACCTGAAAAGTCGGTTCTAGTGCGGCTCAGCAGCGGTGATTACCTGGAAGGGTTAGCGCGGTTCAAGCATCGCATATGCGTTGCCAATGTGAAGAACGACAGATCCGTGGCCTTTTACACGTCCTTCATCACAGACTGCGATCCATTTATGGACACAGGAAACCGCATCAAGTACGAATTCGAGCACAATTTGCCCGgagaaaacttgaagatgGTCCCCCGTATCATTAACATGGATAAACTTGATCCAGATGCCTCCCGGCCTCCACGCGAAGGCTTTCAAGTTTTACGCTGGATTCTGGTCCTTCTTATTTGCTGCGCCCTTGTATTTATCCtgcctttgttttttgttgccAACGTGTTAGGTACATGTTACAGCTACCTGGCCACTATCAATTACCAGAGGATGTTGCATAAGGGTGAAGGCGGTGTGTTATTGCGCCGCAAATTGGGTTTGCGAGATAAAATCGCGGACACTTTGCGCGATACTGTTGGCGTACTGGCAAgtgatcaagaagaaagtcTTGACGCTGACAGTGGTGAACCAATGGTCAAGGAAAATATCTCATGGGAGGATTTTATCAACAAATATAACTGCAGTTGGGGTTCAAACTCCaaaacaaagttcaaagccTTGAATTTTGATGTGCAGAGGAACAGCATCTATCAAAACCTGGACAAGCTTTCCTGGATACGTATACCGATCTACATTAAGTCGCTGAATGCGCATGATGGGATTGTAGCCAGAAAAGGCTTGAAAGGGACAACTCCATATAGCATTTCCGGCCTTCAGTTCGTCGCACAGCTTGTGGATTTCTTAATTTCCCAGTAG
- the CKA2 gene encoding casein kinase 2 catalytic subunit CKA2 (highly similar to uniprot|P19454 Saccharomyces cerevisiae YOR061W CKA2 may have a role in regulation and/or execution of the eukaryotic cell cycle alpha' subunit of casein kinase II), whose translation MPLPPSALNQKSSRVYSVARVYKDACAKRPQEYWDYEQGVTVEWGKIDNYEIVNKIGRGKYSEVFRGKCVVNDEYCVIKVLKPVKLKKIYRELKILTNLTGGPNVIGLLDIVQDPGSKIPALIFEEVKNVDFRTLYLKFTLSDIQYYFTQLLVALDYCHSMGIMHRDVKPQNVMIDPVERKLRLIDWGLAEFYHPGVDYNVRVASRYHKGPELLVNLNQYDYSLDLWSVGCMLAAIVFKKEPFFKGSTNPDQLVKIARVLGTRELLEYLDKYGLKLPQEYDDIMKDFQRKKWTDFINSDTPLAVPEVVDLIDNLLRYDHQERLTAKETLNHAFFHKDFSK comes from the coding sequence ATGCCATTACCACCATCAGCGCTAAACCAGAAGAGCAGCCGAGTTTACTCGGTGGCAAGGGTGTACAAAGACGCGTGTGCAAAGCGACCACAGGAATACTGGGACTACGAACAAGGCGTCACAGTGGAGTGGGGAAAAATCGACAACTACGAGATTGTGAACAAGATCGGTCGTGGCAAGTACTCAGAGGTTTTCAGAGGAAAGTGTGTTGTGAACGATGAGTATTGTGTGATAAAAGTGCTGAAACCTGtcaagttgaagaagatttaCAGAGAACTCAAAATATTGACAAATCTCACGGGAGGGCCCAATGTTATCGGGCTGCTTGACATAGTACAGGACCCTGGCAGTAAAATACCGGCACTAATTTTTGAGGAAGTCAAGAACGTGGATTTTAGAACGTTGTACCTCAAGTTCACCCTATCCGATATTCAGTACTATTTTACACAGCTGCTAGTTGCGTTGGACTACTGCCACTCTATGGGAATAATGCACCGTGACGTGAAGCCGCAAAACGTGATGATCGATCCTGTAGAGCGCAAGCTGAGACTCATCGACTGGGGGCTAGCAGAGTTCTACCACCCTGGCGTGGACTACAACGTGCGTGTGGCATCTAGATATCACAAAGGTCCCGAGCTTCTGGTCAACTTAAACCAATATGACTATTCACTGGACCTGTGGTCTGTCGGGTGCATGCTGGCTGCAATAGTGTTCAAAAAGGAACCTTTCTTCAAAGGAAGCACAAACCCAGATCAGCTTGTGAAGATTGCCCGCGTTCTCGGTACGCGTGAATTACTGGAATACCTGGATAAGTATGGCCTCAAACTTCCTCAAGAGTACGACGACATCATGAAGGACTTCCAACGCAAAAAGTGGACGGACTTTATCAACTCCGACACCCCGCTGGCAGTACCGGAAGTCGTGGACCTTATCGACAACCTTCTGAGGTACGATCACCAGGAGAGACTTACCGCGAAGGAGACACTGAACCACGCCTTCTTCCACAAGGATTTTTCCAAATAA
- the AIM29 gene encoding Aim29p (similar to uniprot|P36154 Saccharomyces cerevisiae YKR074W Hypothetical ORF), whose product MSTSGNFDVEEPLISSVKPLTDATITVRVIKSFPYRNVKNIVFTGYDLTSKNAQELLADSVAHIKTTGAFRAFRNVDYNTLKIYTHAHGSKTVNLVVNFDHDEDWVLDTTEKGNDKKLVDYGIGNETEISLFNDQDYLQFKANPEEKW is encoded by the exons ATGTCAACTTCCGGCAACTTTGATGTCGAAGAGCCCCTAATAAGCTCAGTTAAACCAC TTACCGATGCGACTATCACGGTAAGAGTTATCAAGTCTTTCCCCTACAGAAACGTGAAAAATATTGTATTTACTGGCTATGACCTGACGAGCAAGAACGCCCAGGAGCTGCTTGCCGATTCGGTGGCACATATCAAGACGACAGGCGCCTTCAGAGCATTCCGTAACGTGGACTACAATACGTTAAAGATATACACGCATGCACATGGGTCCAAAACAGTTAACTTGGTTGTGAACTTCGACCATGACGAAGACTGGGTGCTTGATACGACCGAGAAGGGTAacgacaagaagctggtcGACTATGGGATTGGAAACGAGACCGAAATATCTCTTTTCAACGATCAAGATTATCTCCAATTCAAGGCCAACCCTGAGGAAAAATGGTAA
- the ASE1 gene encoding Ase1p (similar to uniprot|P50275 Saccharomyces cerevisiae YOR058C ASE1 Member of a family of microtubule- associated proteins (MAPs) that function at the mitotic spindle midzone required for spindle elongation undergoes cell cycle-regulated degradation by anaphase promoting complex potential Cdc28p substrate), whose protein sequence is MSDLQNLNETHVPKCFYSQDNHSSSQVSSTAASSVRSPMLFANYSESTEFLRLTPVNIKNLTSPIRAPRELAQMGREESASFTAYKENFNLITRKLEKLLDELNVIYKEIGYSNTQIASKEKLIFNNISDSITGFFEQANQEREKITSENQICQQVLQRILQVTNDSKGTSTIPDLYTRNVIILGDAQVSNNGNPSSPKKPTSLLNKQKTLKKAKGYVIKTYIPKLSSFLDSVMKLKSLVNTVSDYQPEEQEWDVEELLSVIPPLETCKLYKSFLTSSVHDVDKIYDFIVQNRQALLSTINFNDISEKMVGRVDTLSSLFEKEFRSRMDKLHETGKGILDVLTILGLTPEGVLEDSVARALRQVSAESSQNTEDMCFSTNALTKLEEVQKHFKEIEQSRKQAKEKLQKNCSQLWEKLKIPSSYINKFESDNGNLSDMALKNFTEELDRLQEMKKKLIKLLIEDSWAKIQQLWLAMHFTDRETSAFKEMYASMTARSATLEDDEKLLETCEAEIVDLEKRFSLYRPILKLIEEFKSLQNDKVALEKSSKDSSRLLLRNSHRILLEEEKTRKRITRHFPDVIQDLIRKLIKFEEDSGGPLMIEGSRFLDVVLEQEEEIISKYPRSRVNSFFKGPTVSYNNSSKTAATRRSPVKDFTQQRKVPKTFRRSTERTPMRTSKPGPILGPSDNSTNQSFNRYMRATRMSSPIRELDHDMRAVVNMRSSPTKIPTLNRSATFPRESGMPGTSRAPKGTTINSTRLMQISPNKLNRVESNLGKTRHIRKAPMNLSQNSLGAKLEESGASIDKENNVLFMLKSPAKIKSNSVLAQQPPSKEQDDSVYRITKSPEGKFTLNVEQNDADNGFGEGEDTSIMADDENFAKWKTERLAKMNATQGDMGDAPSCINWDTDVF, encoded by the coding sequence ATGTCTGATTTACAAAACCTCAACGAAACACATGTACCGAAGTGCTTTTATTCGCAAGACAACCACAGCTCGTCACAAGTGTCATCCACCGCGGCATCATCGGTACGAAGTCCCATGCTTTTCGCAAACTATTCAGAGAGCACAGAATTCTTGAGGCTAACTCCTGTGAACATCAAGAATCTCACCTCGCCTATCAGGGCTCCTAGAGAGCTGGCGCAAATGGGCAGGGAGGAATCTGCCAGTTTCACCGCCTACAAGGAGAACTTCAACCTTATTACACGAAAGctagaaaagcttcttgatgagctcaacGTAATTTACAAAGAAATTGGCTACTCGAACACGCAGATTGCGTCTAAGGAGAAGCTCATTTTCAATAATATCTCAGACTCCATCACTGGTTTCTTCGAACAGGCTAACCAGGAAAGGGAGAAGATAACATCTGAAAACCAGATCTGTCAGCAGGTTCTCCAAAGAATACTACAGGTCACTAACGACTCCAAAGGAACGTCAACAATTCCAGATCTTTACACTCGAAATGTTATCATATTGGGCGACGCACAAGTGTCCAACAACGGCAACCCAAGCTCTCCCAAAAAGCCAACATCACTTCTGAACAAACAGAAGACTCTAAAGAAAGCCAAGGGCTATGTCATCAAAACATACATCCCTAAGTTGTCTTCATTTTTGGACAGTGTAATGAAACTGAAATCTTTAGTGAACACCGTGAGTGACTATCAGccagaagaacaagagtGGGACGTTGAAGAACTACTCTCAGTAATTCCGCCACTTGAAACATGCAAGCTATACAAGAGCTTTTTAACTTCATCCGTTCATGATGTCGATAAGATCTACGATTTCATTGTCCAGAACAGACAAGCCTTGCTCAGCACCATAAACTTCAATGACATATCTGAAAAAATGGTCGGCCGAGTTGACACCTTGTCTTCTTTATTCGAGAAAGAGTTCAGATCGAGGATGGACAAATTGCATGAGACGGGTAAAGGAATACTTGATGTTCTCACGATTCTGGGCCTGACTCCGGAAGGTGTGCTTGAAGATAGCGTGGCAAGAGCACTGCGACAAGTTTCAGCGGAAAGCAGTCAAAATACCGAAGATATGTGCTTTTCGACCAATGCGTTAACGAAACTCGAAGAAGTACAGAAGCATTTTAAAGAGATTGAGCAAAGCCGCAAGcaagcaaaagagaagcttcagaaaaaCTGTAGTCAACTGTGGGAAAAGCTAAAGATTCCTTCATCATATATCAATAAGTTCGAATCGGATAATGGAAACCTTTCTGATATGGcactcaagaactttacTGAGGAGCTTGACAGGCTTCAAGAGATGAAAAAGAAATTgatcaaacttttgatcGAAGATTCCTGGGCGAAGATTCAGCAACTGTGGTTGGCAATGCACTTTACCGACCGTGAAACTTCAGCGTTTAAAGAAATGTATGCGTCGATGACTGCGCGCTCAGCAACCttagaagatgatgaaaaactACTCGAGACTTGTGAGGCAGAAATAGtggatcttgaaaagaggTTCTCGCTTTACAGACCTATTCTAAAATTGATTGAGGAATTCaaatctcttcaaaatgatAAGGTGGCTTTAgagaagagcagcaaagaTTCTTCAAGGCTTTTGCTTCGCAATTCGCATAGGattcttttggaagaggaaaaaACCAGAAAGCGCATAACGAGGCATTTTCCAGATGTCATTCAAGACCTGATACGAAAGCTTatcaaatttgaagaggACTCGGGCGGGCCTTTGATGATCGAGGGATCACGGTTTCTTGACGTCGTTCTCGAGCAGGAGGAGGAAATAATAAGCAAATACCCAAGGAGCAGAGTAAActcgtttttcaaaggACCAACCGTTTCCTATAATAATTCATCTAAAACAGCAGCTACTAGGCGCTCTCCAGTTAAGGATTTCACTCAACAGCGCAAGGTCCCCAAGACCTTTAGACGGTCTACTGAGAGGACACCAATGAGAACGTCAAAGCCGGGACCCATTCTTGGGCCATCAGACAATAGCACAAACCAATCCTTTAACAGATACATGAGAGCAACAAGGATGTCAAGTCCTATTAGAGAGCTGGACCACGACATGCGAGCTGTGGTGAACATGCGCAGTAGTCCCACGAAAATCCCGACGCTCAACCGCAGTGCAACATTCCCGAGAGAAAGCGGAATGCCTGGTACTTCTCGGGCTCCAAAAGGAACAACCATCAACTCAACACGGCTCATGCAAATTTCACCGAATAAACTCAACAGAGTCGAATCAAACCTAGGAAAAACAAGGCATATCAGAAAAGCACCAATGAACCTAAGCCAAAACTCTTTGGGcgcaaaacttgaagaaagtggAGCAAGCATcgacaaggaaaacaacGTTTTGTTCATGCTGAAATCGCCTGCAAAGATCAAGAGTAACTCGGTTCTCGCCCAACAGCCgccttcaaaagaacagGACGACTCAGTCTACAGAATCACCAAATCCCCTGAGGGGAAGTTTACCCTCAATGTTGAGCAGAATGACGCCGACAATGGCTTTGGTGAGGGGGAAGACACAAGCATAATGGCGGATGATGAAAATTTCGCCAAATGGAAAACGGAGAGACTGGCTAAAATGAATGCCACGCAAGGAGACATGGGGGACGCCCCATCATGCATAAACTGGGATACAGATGTTTTTTGA